One Williamsia phyllosphaerae DNA segment encodes these proteins:
- a CDS encoding cytochrome c biogenesis CcdA family protein, with protein sequence MTSTIDLASVGATFESTVLSGPILLALGACALAGLVSFASPCVVPLVPGYLSYLAGLVGAEAPPVRAGSEAGGSRRSLTGRARVAGAALLFVLGFTIVFVLATASVFGITSAFVLNRELLQRIGGVVTIAMGLVFIGLIPFMQRDARFHPRLVSNLVGAPLLGAVFALGWTPCLGPTLSAVIVTASGTEGSTAFRGVILIIAYCLGLGLPFVLLAFGSASALRAVGWMRRNARTIQVVGGILLIAVGVALVTGLWDQFITWVRDAFVSDTELPI encoded by the coding sequence ATGACCTCCACGATCGATCTCGCGTCGGTGGGGGCGACGTTCGAGTCCACGGTGCTCTCGGGTCCGATCCTGCTGGCGCTCGGCGCCTGTGCCCTGGCCGGACTGGTGTCGTTCGCGTCCCCGTGCGTGGTCCCGCTCGTGCCGGGCTATCTCTCGTATCTGGCCGGACTCGTGGGCGCGGAGGCGCCGCCGGTCCGCGCGGGGAGCGAAGCGGGCGGGTCGCGTCGGTCGCTGACCGGTCGCGCCCGCGTGGCCGGCGCAGCGTTGCTGTTCGTCCTCGGCTTCACCATCGTCTTCGTGCTGGCCACCGCGTCCGTCTTCGGTATCACCTCGGCGTTCGTGCTCAATCGTGAACTGCTGCAACGCATCGGCGGGGTCGTCACCATCGCGATGGGCCTGGTGTTCATCGGACTCATCCCGTTCATGCAGCGCGACGCGCGGTTCCATCCGCGGTTGGTGTCGAACCTCGTCGGCGCACCCCTGCTCGGTGCGGTCTTCGCCCTCGGGTGGACACCGTGCCTCGGGCCGACGCTCTCGGCGGTCATCGTCACCGCCAGCGGCACCGAGGGATCCACGGCGTTCCGCGGCGTCATCCTGATCATCGCCTACTGCCTCGGCCTCGGGCTGCCGTTCGTTCTGCTCGCCTTCGGGTCGGCGTCGGCGTTGCGCGCGGTCGGGTGGATGCGACGCAACGCGCGCACCATCCAGGTCGTCGGCGGAATCCTGCTCATCGCTGTGGGCGTCGCACTGGTCACCGGCCTGTGGGACCAGTTCATCACCTGGGTGCGCGATGCCTTCGTCTCCGACACCGAATTGCCGATATGA
- the resB gene encoding cytochrome c biogenesis protein ResB → MTDTMTRPAAPTPPPAPTWKRRLWWPARNTWRSLTSMRTALALLFLLALAAVPGALLPQRSLNEQKTAAYIADHGLPARIMDRLGFFEVFSSIWFTAIYVLLFISLVGCLTPRMIEHAKSLRARPVATPRNLTRLPRHERHEVAGTPDEIGQRLMGNLRGWRKVSSTVTQTQDDGTTREVVEISAEKGYLREFGNLVFHFALLALLVSIAAGKIYGYEGTRILVADGDQGLCNTSTAVYDSFRGGNLVDGTQLAPFCVQVDSFKADYLPNGQADQYSADVRYQTGSDLDTGDSKPATLKVNDPLRVVGDRVYLLGHGYAPTFTVTFPNGEKRTQTVPFTPNEAVTLLSSGAARFDTPGGLYPNEDVRRKNQIALEGLFAPTALYSGSNNTLLSSSFPDARDPAVAIRIYKGDTGLDTGRPQNVYSLDQNLINQGRLIQKDQVNLTPGQTATIDDGTRVSFDGYQPWVSLQVSHDPAQQYVLISAIAMLVGLLVSLLIKRRRVWARLTPADDGPGDKRHTVVEMAGLARTDQAGWGEGFGDLVKRLLEIDEPARTGRRTTSER, encoded by the coding sequence ATGACCGACACGATGACCCGCCCCGCTGCCCCCACGCCGCCACCCGCGCCGACGTGGAAGCGTCGTCTGTGGTGGCCGGCCCGCAACACGTGGCGGTCGCTGACCTCGATGCGCACCGCGCTCGCGCTGCTGTTCCTGCTCGCCCTGGCCGCGGTGCCCGGGGCACTGCTGCCGCAGCGGTCGCTCAACGAGCAGAAGACCGCCGCCTACATCGCCGACCACGGACTGCCCGCGCGGATCATGGACCGCCTCGGCTTCTTCGAGGTCTTCTCGAGCATCTGGTTCACGGCCATCTACGTGCTGCTGTTCATCTCGCTCGTGGGTTGTCTGACGCCGCGCATGATCGAGCACGCCAAGTCGCTGCGCGCCCGCCCGGTCGCCACCCCGCGCAACCTGACCCGCCTGCCGCGCCACGAACGCCACGAGGTCGCGGGCACCCCGGACGAGATCGGGCAGCGGCTGATGGGGAACCTGCGCGGCTGGCGCAAGGTCAGCTCGACGGTGACCCAGACCCAGGACGACGGGACCACCCGCGAGGTCGTCGAGATCTCGGCCGAGAAGGGGTACCTCCGCGAGTTCGGCAACCTGGTCTTCCACTTCGCGCTGCTCGCCCTGCTCGTCTCGATCGCCGCGGGCAAGATCTACGGCTACGAGGGCACCCGCATCCTCGTCGCCGACGGCGACCAGGGCCTGTGCAACACCTCCACCGCGGTCTACGACTCGTTCCGCGGCGGCAACCTCGTCGACGGCACCCAGCTCGCGCCGTTCTGCGTGCAGGTCGACTCGTTCAAGGCCGACTACCTGCCCAACGGTCAGGCCGACCAGTACTCCGCCGACGTCCGCTACCAGACCGGCTCGGATCTCGACACCGGCGACTCGAAGCCGGCCACCCTGAAGGTCAACGACCCGCTGCGCGTCGTCGGGGACCGGGTGTACCTCCTCGGCCACGGATACGCGCCCACCTTCACCGTCACGTTCCCCAACGGGGAGAAGCGAACCCAGACGGTCCCGTTCACCCCGAACGAGGCGGTGACCCTGCTGTCGTCGGGTGCCGCGCGCTTCGACACCCCCGGCGGGCTCTACCCCAACGAGGACGTGCGCCGGAAGAACCAGATCGCGCTGGAGGGCCTGTTCGCGCCGACGGCGCTGTACTCGGGCAGCAACAACACCCTGCTGTCGTCGTCGTTCCCCGACGCCCGCGATCCCGCCGTCGCCATCCGCATCTACAAGGGCGACACCGGTCTCGACACCGGCCGACCGCAGAACGTCTATTCGCTCGATCAGAACCTGATCAACCAGGGCCGGCTGATCCAGAAGGATCAGGTCAACCTGACGCCCGGTCAGACCGCGACGATCGATGACGGCACCAGGGTCAGCTTCGACGGGTACCAGCCGTGGGTGTCGCTGCAGGTGTCGCACGACCCCGCGCAGCAGTACGTGTTGATCTCGGCGATCGCGATGTTGGTGGGGCTGTTGGTGTCGCTGCTCATCAAGCGCCGCCGCGTGTGGGCCCGGCTCACACCGGCGGATGACGGGCCCGGGGACAAACGACATACAGTAGTAGAGATGGCGGGTCTGGCCCGCACGGATCAGGCCGGCTGGGGCGAAGGCTTCGGTGACCTGGTGAAGCGGTTGCTGGAGATCGACGAACCAGCGCGAACCGGACGACGCACGACCAGCGAGAGGTGA
- the ccsB gene encoding c-type cytochrome biogenesis protein CcsB, whose product MNNIDENVSRYSDLLFGTTLTLYVLAMIMFLAALASTRSRAVNPAEAQNSNVLVKTGAGSATPPPAAIDRTPGKVGARERTGFGDRIAKMAFPVVILGAIAHLGSIVTRGVATDRMPWGNMYEFISLSCVAGVIAGIVVLRRPENRPLLSFVLVPVALLMFIAGRWLYTQAAPVVPALKSYWLAIHVSIVSVGSGVFLVSGVASALYLIKLRYPEAGAGVWGRVLDRLPSAQALDRLAYKTVVFAFPLFGLGVICGAIWAESAWGRFWGWDPKETVSFIAWIIYAAYLHARATAGWRNTSAAWINIAGFVAMLFNLFIINLVVSGLHSYAGL is encoded by the coding sequence GTGAACAACATCGACGAGAACGTGTCCCGGTACTCCGACCTGCTCTTCGGCACCACGCTGACGCTGTACGTGCTGGCCATGATCATGTTCCTGGCCGCACTCGCCTCCACGCGCTCGCGTGCCGTGAACCCGGCCGAGGCGCAGAACAGCAACGTCCTGGTCAAGACGGGCGCGGGCAGTGCGACGCCGCCGCCCGCGGCGATCGACCGGACGCCGGGCAAGGTCGGTGCGCGCGAGCGGACCGGCTTCGGCGACCGGATCGCGAAGATGGCCTTCCCGGTGGTGATCCTCGGGGCGATCGCGCACCTCGGGTCGATCGTCACCCGCGGAGTGGCCACCGACCGCATGCCCTGGGGCAACATGTACGAGTTCATCAGCCTGTCGTGCGTTGCCGGGGTGATCGCGGGAATCGTCGTGCTGCGTCGTCCGGAGAACCGTCCGCTGCTGTCGTTCGTCCTCGTCCCCGTCGCTCTGCTGATGTTCATCGCCGGTCGCTGGCTCTACACCCAGGCCGCGCCGGTCGTTCCCGCGCTCAAGTCGTACTGGCTGGCCATCCACGTATCGATCGTGTCGGTCGGCTCCGGGGTGTTCCTCGTCTCCGGTGTGGCCAGCGCGCTCTACCTGATCAAGCTGCGCTACCCCGAGGCCGGCGCCGGCGTGTGGGGTCGCGTGCTCGACCGCCTGCCCAGCGCCCAGGCCCTCGACCGCCTGGCCTACAAGACCGTCGTCTTCGCGTTCCCGCTGTTCGGCCTCGGTGTCATCTGTGGCGCCATCTGGGCCGAGTCGGCGTGGGGTCGCTTCTGGGGCTGGGACCCCAAGGAGACGGTGTCGTTCATCGCCTGGATCATCTATGCGGCGTATCTGCACGCCCGCGCAACCGCAGGATGGCGCAACACCTCGGCCGCCTGGATCAACATCGCCGGCTTCGTCGCGATGCTGTTCAACCTGTTCATCATCAACCTGGTGGTGTCGGGACTGCACTCCTACGCGGGGCTGTAA
- a CDS encoding helix-turn-helix domain-containing protein, with product MTTTTNVNTGRTFAISLNELFETVRDENGIPYTGKKIALKANRLGYTLSDAYISQLRTGKAKTPSFRTVEAISRAFEISVTYFLSDPDEDLKRVEQQREYVAMAAETGAHLAAFRHEELSESTIDVIIELLKVVKKQQADRAKDQA from the coding sequence ATGACCACGACGACCAATGTGAACACCGGACGTACTTTCGCGATCAGTCTCAACGAGTTGTTCGAGACTGTCCGGGACGAGAACGGTATTCCGTACACGGGCAAGAAAATCGCACTGAAGGCCAACCGCCTGGGCTACACGCTCAGCGACGCCTACATCTCGCAGCTGCGCACCGGGAAGGCCAAGACACCGTCGTTCCGCACGGTGGAGGCGATCTCGCGCGCGTTCGAGATCAGCGTCACCTACTTCCTGTCCGATCCGGACGAGGATCTCAAGCGCGTCGAGCAGCAGCGCGAGTACGTCGCGATGGCCGCCGAGACCGGCGCACACCTGGCCGCGTTCCGCCACGAAGAGCTGTCCGAGTCGACCATCGATGTGATCATCGAGTTGCTCAAGGTCGTCAAGAAGCAGCAGGCCGACCGCGCCAAGGACCAGGCGTAA
- a CDS encoding BldC family transcriptional regulator, which produces MTAINHNPISAMTSSAMPITPRAASQHTLTPGQVAAMFNVNPKTVARWASSGLLGAIRTPGGHRRFREADVVALLNRKTD; this is translated from the coding sequence ATGACTGCCATCAACCACAACCCGATCTCTGCGATGACGTCGAGTGCGATGCCCATCACGCCCCGTGCCGCGAGCCAGCACACCCTGACGCCCGGACAGGTTGCCGCGATGTTCAACGTCAACCCCAAGACCGTGGCGCGCTGGGCGAGCTCGGGCCTGCTGGGCGCGATCCGCACCCCCGGCGGACACCGTCGCTTCCGCGAAGCCGATGTCGTCGCGCTGCTGAACCGCAAGACCGACTAG
- a CDS encoding DUF4229 domain-containing protein, whose amino-acid sequence MSERENNAAGPGRRLAIRLALYTAARLGLFVVVAALIYGIGHLAGVDVPILVAGIFAVVIALPLGMLAFKRLRTDLNVAIAEVDADRQAKRDALQGRMQGMNGPRSGGRKPTRPTDPGAGSERGA is encoded by the coding sequence GTGAGTGAACGCGAGAACAACGCCGCCGGCCCCGGACGTCGACTGGCCATCCGACTGGCCCTCTACACCGCTGCGCGGCTCGGACTCTTCGTCGTCGTGGCGGCCCTGATCTACGGCATCGGGCACCTCGCCGGGGTCGACGTCCCGATCCTGGTCGCGGGCATCTTCGCCGTCGTCATCGCCCTGCCGCTGGGCATGCTGGCGTTCAAGCGGCTGCGCACCGATCTGAACGTGGCGATCGCCGAGGTCGACGCGGACCGGCAGGCCAAGCGCGACGCGCTGCAGGGGCGTATGCAGGGCATGAACGGCCCCCGGTCCGGTGGTCGGAAGCCTACGCGCCCAACCGATCCCGGTGCGGGCTCCGAGCGCGGAGCATGA
- a CDS encoding PLP-dependent cysteine synthase family protein, with protein sequence MTAGGGASALVDHRGSRAWVDTAIRLIEADATRSADTHLLRFPLPEWARFVGADGAPTGIDLYLKDESTHITGSLKHRLARSLFLYALCNGWINETTPVIEASSGSTAVSEAYFAALIGVTFVAVMPRSTSSAKVALIERQGGRCHFVDRPGEVYAAAAGLADELGGHFIDQFTMAERATDWRGNNNIAESVYSQLALEAHPVPTWIVVGAGTGGTSATIGRYIRYRGHPTWLCVVDPENSAFAPAYASGDGATVSTVGSRIEGIGRPRVEPSFVSQVIDTMLTVPDAASVATARLVGDTLGRRVGPSTGTNVWGAFTLIAEMVAQGRGGSVVTLLCDGGDRYADTYFDDDWVAAQGLGLAGPRAVLEEFVATGRWRR encoded by the coding sequence ATGACCGCCGGCGGTGGCGCATCGGCGCTGGTGGACCACCGGGGATCGCGTGCGTGGGTGGACACCGCCATCCGCCTCATCGAGGCCGACGCCACCCGTAGCGCCGACACCCATCTGCTGCGGTTCCCGCTGCCGGAGTGGGCGCGGTTCGTCGGCGCCGACGGTGCGCCGACCGGCATCGATCTCTATCTCAAGGACGAGAGCACCCACATCACGGGTTCGCTGAAACATCGGCTCGCCCGCTCGCTGTTCCTCTACGCCCTGTGCAACGGCTGGATCAACGAGACCACCCCGGTGATCGAGGCGTCGTCGGGCTCCACGGCGGTGTCCGAGGCGTACTTCGCGGCCCTGATCGGGGTGACGTTCGTCGCGGTGATGCCGCGCAGCACGTCCTCGGCCAAGGTGGCGCTCATCGAACGACAGGGCGGACGGTGCCACTTCGTCGACCGCCCCGGCGAGGTCTACGCCGCCGCGGCCGGCCTGGCCGACGAGCTCGGCGGGCACTTCATCGACCAGTTCACGATGGCCGAGCGGGCCACCGACTGGCGCGGCAACAACAACATCGCCGAGTCCGTCTACAGCCAGCTCGCCCTCGAGGCGCACCCCGTCCCCACCTGGATCGTGGTCGGGGCCGGAACCGGCGGCACCTCGGCGACCATCGGGCGCTACATCCGCTACCGCGGCCACCCCACCTGGTTGTGCGTCGTCGACCCGGAGAACTCCGCCTTCGCCCCCGCCTACGCCTCCGGCGACGGCGCCACGGTCTCGACCGTCGGGTCGCGGATCGAGGGGATCGGCAGGCCACGGGTCGAGCCGTCGTTCGTCTCCCAGGTCATCGACACCATGCTCACCGTGCCCGACGCGGCGTCGGTGGCGACCGCGCGTCTGGTCGGCGACACCCTCGGCCGTCGGGTGGGCCCGTCGACCGGGACCAACGTGTGGGGCGCGTTCACGCTGATCGCCGAGATGGTGGCCCAGGGCCGCGGCGGCAGCGTCGTCACGCTGCTCTGCGACGGCGGCGACCGCTACGCCGACACCTACTTCGACGACGACTGGGTCGCCGCGCAGGGCCTGGGACTCGCCGGCCCGCGGGCCGTGCTCGAGGAGTTCGTCGCGACCGGTCGGTGGCGCCGGTGA
- a CDS encoding ABC transporter ATP-binding protein: MIEAVDLVREYRMGEQRVRALDNLNLTLDGGQFVSIVGPSGAGKSTLLHVVGALDVPDSGTIRVDGEDIGRLTDDQQSEFRRRKVGFIFQFFNLVPTMSAWENVALPRLLDSTPLRRSKADAVDLLERVGLGNRADHRPSELSGGQMQRVAIARSLVMNPRIVLADEPTGNLDSHTGQAILDLLGGLAHDDSGRLVVMVTHDGAAASVADRSVTVRDGRIEEAVDTP; the protein is encoded by the coding sequence ATGATCGAGGCCGTCGACCTGGTTCGCGAGTACCGCATGGGTGAGCAGCGGGTGCGCGCGCTCGACAACCTCAACCTGACGCTCGACGGCGGACAGTTCGTGTCCATCGTCGGGCCCTCGGGGGCGGGCAAGTCGACGCTGCTGCACGTGGTGGGTGCGCTCGACGTCCCCGACTCGGGCACAATCCGCGTCGACGGCGAGGACATCGGCCGACTCACCGACGATCAGCAGTCGGAGTTCCGTAGGCGCAAGGTCGGTTTCATCTTCCAGTTCTTCAACCTGGTGCCGACGATGTCGGCGTGGGAGAACGTCGCCCTGCCGCGGCTGCTCGACAGCACGCCACTGCGGCGGTCCAAGGCCGACGCCGTGGACCTGCTCGAGAGGGTCGGACTCGGCAACCGGGCCGACCACCGTCCCTCGGAGTTGTCCGGCGGTCAGATGCAACGGGTGGCCATCGCCCGGTCGCTGGTGATGAACCCGCGCATCGTGCTGGCCGACGAACCGACCGGCAACCTCGACTCGCACACCGGGCAGGCCATCCTCGACCTGCTCGGCGGCCTGGCCCACGACGATTCCGGTCGGCTCGTGGTGATGGTGACCCACGACGGGGCCGCGGCATCGGTCGCCGACCGCTCGGTCACCGTGCGCGACGGGCGGATCGAAGAAGCCGTCGACACGCCGTGA
- a CDS encoding FtsX-like permease family protein, which produces MTSRLSLTRLDPVPAWTRLRVLNLRELRSHRLRVITSLMVITVSSMLIVAVLGTYGSLSSSVRQLSSTVSGSADLDVSAIGDSGLDESLVGTIRREVPQAATVAPLVQSSVSIDGEQVSVLGSDLSILGLGGAIRSVLTEQSGGGGGVSQSDLTSGIAVGPGLGYRVGQRVSVNGIDAEVTRVVDSDSATPINNGRFIVAFLPLAQRITQQSGRLDSILVKAAPGVDTDTLRADIERVVDGRAVVNNPDFRAKQVETASAVTRDSTLLVALISLVIAAFLVFNTMNMAVASRRKMLAMVRAIGGRRGPLVRDLIGEAALFGLVGGLIGIGFGILAGRYLIGRLPSVSAEGFGATLTYHLPWYVGPVAVLACMLACVAASVLAARSVFALSPIEAMVPGELSARDRGPGVIEWAAGVGGVALVAAGWVIAYTVEGRLVFGAAVVSSIGSLLFFFAITKPLVRAVTALASRFGGPGKLAAVNTERTPRRAWATLMTVSVAVSVGIGTSGAMNDLVGSVSGALDGLADPDLYVSSQPVENIPSGPILDSSIRDRVAAVPGVERVVGGQWATVNLGEARILMQGLAPGIQAPYVKKASPEVVQQVLDGQGIIISKVLGRALDAGVGDEIRLATPTGFHTLKILEAVDYVTLDSGTAAMSESLLAQWFQRPGNSFLQVTYAPGVDEAQVRSAVDAAATSTTGEASGAQPVYVYTGEETLDATRASVEQSGAFTIAIQWIVALVAAVALLNTLLLSVIERRRELGVLRAMGASRTFISRMVLAEAAAIAAVGSVLGVLSGELLHVISDKVLGVTTSVDIGYSPQYSTILYVVVAFGLCFVGAFLPAARAARMNISESILDE; this is translated from the coding sequence GTGACGTCGCGTCTCTCGCTCACCCGCCTCGATCCCGTGCCCGCGTGGACCCGGCTGCGGGTACTCAACCTCCGCGAGCTGCGCAGCCACCGGCTCCGGGTGATCACCTCGCTGATGGTCATCACCGTCTCGTCCATGCTGATCGTCGCGGTCCTGGGGACCTATGGGTCGCTCAGTTCCTCGGTGCGACAACTCAGCTCGACCGTGTCCGGTTCGGCCGACCTCGACGTCAGCGCGATCGGCGACAGCGGCCTCGACGAGTCGCTCGTCGGCACCATCCGGCGCGAGGTCCCGCAGGCCGCCACGGTCGCCCCGCTCGTGCAGTCGTCGGTGTCGATCGACGGGGAGCAGGTGTCGGTGCTCGGTTCCGACCTGTCGATCCTCGGGCTCGGCGGTGCGATCCGGTCGGTGCTCACGGAGCAGTCGGGCGGTGGCGGGGGAGTGTCGCAGTCCGATCTCACCTCGGGTATCGCGGTCGGTCCCGGGCTCGGCTACCGCGTCGGGCAGCGGGTGAGCGTCAACGGGATCGACGCCGAGGTCACCCGCGTCGTCGATTCCGATTCCGCCACGCCCATCAACAACGGCCGGTTCATCGTCGCGTTCCTGCCACTCGCGCAACGCATCACGCAGCAGAGCGGGCGGCTGGACTCGATCCTGGTCAAGGCCGCACCCGGCGTCGACACCGACACCCTGCGCGCCGACATCGAGCGGGTCGTCGACGGACGGGCCGTGGTCAACAACCCCGACTTCCGTGCGAAACAGGTGGAGACGGCCAGCGCGGTCACCCGGGACTCGACGCTGCTGGTCGCGCTCATCTCGTTGGTGATCGCGGCGTTCCTGGTCTTCAACACGATGAACATGGCGGTCGCGTCGCGCCGCAAGATGCTGGCGATGGTCCGGGCGATCGGCGGCCGCCGCGGGCCGCTGGTGCGCGACCTCATCGGCGAGGCGGCCCTGTTCGGGTTGGTCGGCGGACTGATCGGGATCGGGTTCGGGATCCTGGCCGGGCGGTATCTGATCGGGCGGTTGCCGTCGGTGTCGGCGGAGGGCTTCGGCGCGACGCTGACCTATCACCTGCCCTGGTACGTCGGGCCCGTCGCGGTCCTCGCCTGCATGCTGGCGTGCGTGGCGGCGAGTGTGCTCGCGGCGCGGTCGGTGTTCGCGCTCTCGCCGATCGAGGCGATGGTGCCGGGCGAGCTGAGCGCACGCGACCGCGGGCCCGGTGTGATCGAGTGGGCGGCCGGCGTCGGTGGCGTCGCGCTGGTGGCGGCCGGCTGGGTCATCGCCTACACGGTGGAGGGCCGCCTGGTGTTCGGCGCCGCGGTCGTCTCGAGCATCGGGTCGCTGCTGTTCTTCTTCGCGATCACCAAGCCGCTCGTCCGCGCGGTGACCGCGCTGGCGTCGCGCTTCGGAGGGCCCGGGAAGCTCGCCGCGGTCAACACCGAGCGCACCCCACGCCGGGCCTGGGCGACGCTGATGACGGTGTCGGTGGCCGTGTCGGTCGGCATCGGGACGTCGGGCGCGATGAACGATCTCGTCGGGTCGGTGTCCGGTGCACTCGACGGTCTCGCCGATCCCGATCTGTACGTCTCGTCACAACCGGTCGAGAACATCCCGAGCGGGCCGATCCTCGACTCGTCCATCCGCGACCGTGTCGCGGCGGTCCCTGGTGTCGAGCGCGTCGTCGGCGGTCAGTGGGCGACGGTCAACCTCGGTGAGGCCCGGATCCTGATGCAGGGCCTCGCGCCGGGCATCCAGGCGCCATACGTGAAGAAGGCCTCGCCCGAGGTCGTGCAGCAGGTACTCGACGGCCAGGGCATCATCATCTCGAAGGTGCTCGGTCGGGCGTTGGACGCCGGCGTCGGTGACGAGATCCGGCTGGCCACACCCACCGGTTTCCACACCCTGAAGATCCTCGAGGCCGTCGACTACGTGACCCTCGACTCGGGCACGGCGGCGATGTCGGAGTCGTTGCTGGCGCAGTGGTTCCAACGCCCCGGCAACAGCTTCCTGCAGGTCACCTACGCGCCGGGGGTCGACGAGGCGCAGGTCCGGTCCGCGGTCGACGCCGCCGCGACCTCGACGACCGGTGAAGCCTCCGGGGCGCAGCCCGTCTACGTCTACACCGGCGAGGAGACCCTCGACGCGACCCGCGCGTCGGTCGAGCAGTCCGGCGCCTTCACCATCGCGATTCAGTGGATCGTGGCGCTGGTCGCCGCGGTCGCGCTGCTCAACACGCTGTTGCTGTCGGTGATCGAGCGCCGGCGCGAGCTCGGGGTGCTGCGCGCCATGGGTGCCTCGCGGACCTTCATCTCCCGGATGGTGCTGGCCGAGGCCGCGGCGATCGCGGCCGTCGGGTCGGTTCTCGGCGTACTCAGCGGCGAGCTGCTGCACGTCATCAGCGACAAGGTGCTCGGCGTGACCACGTCGGTCGACATCGGCTACTCGCCGCAGTACTCGACGATCCTCTACGTGGTCGTCGCGTTCGGACTCTGCTTCGTCGGCGCCTTCCTGCCCGCCGCGCGTGCGGCCCGCATGAACATCAGCGAATCCATCCTCGACGAGTAG
- a CDS encoding helix-turn-helix domain-containing protein, whose translation MQDDGDIDQNDITTAAASTDPSRGLVAVRALRTLADRLEEVQVASAREQGWSWQAIAEVLQISRQAVHQKHSARERARPE comes from the coding sequence ATGCAGGACGACGGGGACATCGACCAGAACGACATCACCACCGCTGCGGCGAGTACCGATCCCTCCCGGGGATTGGTCGCGGTCCGCGCCCTGCGCACACTGGCCGACCGACTCGAAGAGGTTCAGGTGGCCAGTGCCCGCGAGCAGGGATGGAGCTGGCAGGCGATCGCAGAGGTACTGCAGATCAGCCGCCAGGCCGTTCATCAGAAGCACTCGGCCCGCGAGCGAGCACGACCGGAATGA